Proteins encoded together in one Solanum lycopersicum chromosome 7, SLM_r2.1 window:
- the LOC138337486 gene encoding uncharacterized protein: MSNSDIREALIAITRDVTMKANLNMMPRVVEKILTYRLTDSEKAELASYQLRDVSQIWYTQRKDNRPEGSGHIEWDEFKEAFLGMYFLRERRQIKMEKFINLKKGNMSVAEYSLKFSTLSSCGKYGHKMRDCPMIASRGREGKKVAPSVPKDDASTKRRFNALRSRVEKPDLMDSEDDVGKSLSLMTRTRTNVIGGRGEALPEAVVEAPDRGRGRPRARGRASITTVTRGRGRGAAPERGHAREVSPDPQIDGREDDVTPEPVVTPLLQDTLLRVLSVLEGFSQVGGVTTTPHDSRTREGAQTQEQQQAPAAVFQAYREGASFQSIVSTAKEAELMEREEFWDPKRARISGQFHGALSRGRGSQRVSGSFQQLGPIHASMPTFEGVQTSRQCGGRGTTQHGGGRGGHCYAFPGRREAETSYAVITSIIPVCHRHASALFDPGSTFSYVSTYSAAKFDMICDSMTVPISYLIILGMIDFDVILGMDWLSPCHAILDCNAKTMTLAMPGVSRVERKSVNGSYPSKVISFIRAQRMVERGCLSYIAFIRDTNVESPPMDSVPVVQEFLDVFPSDLPGVPPDRDIDFAIDLESGTKPTYIPPYCYYPRFVQSFSTIAAPLTRLTRQDVSFQWSDKCEESFQKLKTLLTSAPVLTLPKEGADSFVYCDATEVGLGVVLLQKGKVIAYAFRQLKSHEKNYPTRDLELAAVVQRDLNLRQRRWVELLKDYDVTILYHPGNANVLADALSRKTPSMGSLAALKIEERPLAKDVQILANNLVCLQISKESDGMIAFIEAQSSSVQQIRAHQFDDEKLCLIRDKVLRGEAKEDVVDSDGVLRFGGRICVPRTGDLIRLLLAEAHYSRYSIHPRAANMYHDLSKHYRWCGMKRDISVFVSRCLTCQQVKCEHQRPGGVSQRKPIPTRKWERITMDFVVGLPTNLGGYESIWLVVDRLTKSAYFIPVRVKYTVEKLAELYISQIVRPHGVPVSIISDRGSLFSSYFRMALQHGLGTQLDMSTTFHPQTDDQSERTIQVLEDMLRACVIDFGSRWDQHLPLAKFAYNNSYHSSIQMAPFEALYERRCRSPIC; the protein is encoded by the exons ATGTCTAATAGTgatattagagaggctttgaTTGCTATCACCCGAGACGTAACTATGAAAGCTAATTTGAATATGATGCCTAGGGTTGTGGAGAAAATTTTGACATATAGATTGACAGATtct GAGAAGGCGGAGTTGGCTTCgtaccaattgagggatgtttctcaaatttggTACACTCAACGGAAGGATAATAGGCCAGAAGGATCGGGTCATATTGAATGGGATGAATTTAAGGAAGCTTTTCTTGGTATGTACTTTCTCCGGGAGAGGAGACAAATTAAGATGGAgaagtttatcaatctcaagaaaggcaatatgagtgttgcggagtactctttgaaattctcaactttgtCTAG TTGTGGTAAATATGGGCACAaaatgagagattgtcctatgattgcttctagaggaagagagggtaagaaagttgctcctagtgttccaaaggatgatgcTTCGACTAAGAGGCGTTTCAATGCACTCCGTTCTAGAGTGGAGAAGCCAGATCTGATGGATAGTGAAGATGATGTTGGTAAATCTCTTTCTTTG atgacgaggactagaactaatgttattggtggtagaggggaggcacttcccgaggcagttgttgaggccccagaTAGAGGTAGGGGTAGACctcgagctagaggtcgtgctagtatTACGACAGTAACTAGAGGTCGTGGCCGTGGAGCAGCACCAGAGAGAGGTCATGCTAGAGAGGTCTCTCCAGATCCTCAGATTGATGGCAGAGAGGACGATGTTACTCCAGAGCCTGTAGTCACACCCTTGCTTCAGGATACACTCTTGAGGGTTttaagtgtgctagagggaTTTTCTCAGGTTGGTGGAGTGACTACaacaccacatgactctcgtactagagagggggctcagacccaagagcagcaacaagctcca GCAGCTGTGTTTCAGGCATATAGGGAGGGGGCTTCTTTCCAATCCATTGTGAGCACCGCCAAAGAGgcggaattgatggagagagaggagttttGGGACCCTAAAAGGGCCCGTATATCAGGCCAGTTTCATGGTGCCTTATCTagaggtaggggatcacagagagtgagtggttcttttcagcagctgggacctattcatgcatctatgccgacatttgagggtgtCCAGACATCTAGG cagtgtgggggtagaggtaccacccagcatggaggtggacgaggaggtcactgctatgctttccctgggagacgTGAGGCGGAGACCTCTTATGCTGTTATTACAAGTATCATTCCAGTGTGCCATCGACATGCTTCTGcgttgtttgatccaggttctacattttcatatgtgtctacgtattctgctgctaaatttgatatgatatgtgatagcatgactgtacctatttCCT ATttaatcattctggggatgatagactttgatgttatcttgggtatggattggctttctccttGTCACGCcatccttgattgtaatgctaagactatgactttagcaatgcctggtgttTCAAGGGTTGAGAGGAAGAGTGTTAAtggttcttatcctagcaaggtTATCTCTTTCATTCGTGCTCAGAGAATGGTagagagggggtgtttgtcttacaTAGCGTTCATTCGGGATACTAATGTTGAATCACCTcccatggactctgttcccgtggttcaggagtttctAGATGTATTTCCAtctgatcttccaggtgttcctcccgatagggatatcgattttgctattgatttggagtCGGGAACTAAGCCTACTTATATCCCTCCATACT gctattatccacgatttgttcagagtttctctactattgcagctccattgactagattgactcgacaggatgtgagttttcagtggtctgataaGTGTGAagagagctttcaaaagctcaagactttgttgacttctgctcctgtgttgactctacctaaGGAAGGTGCAGACTCttttgtgtattgtgatgctacAGAAGTTGGTTTGGGTGTTGTGTTGctgcagaaggggaaagtgattgcttatgcttttaggcaattgaagtcccatgagaagaactaccctactcgtGATctggagttggcggctgtggt ccagagggatttgaacttgaggcaacgcaGATGGGTTGagttgttgaaggactatgatgtgaccattctgtatcatccaggaaacgCCAATGTTTTggccgatgctttgagtaggaagactcctagcatggggagtcttgcagcgCTTAAAattgaggagagaccattggctaaAGATGTGCAGATATTAGCTAACAATCTTGTTTGCTTGCAGATTTCAAaagagagtgatgggatgattgcttttattgaggctcaaTCTTCTTCAGTCCAGCAAATCCGTgcacaccagtttgatgatgaaaaattatgtctcattcgagacaaagtattgagaggggaagctaaggaggatgtcgttgattctgatggtgtcttgcgGTTCGGAGGCAGAATTTGTGTGCCTAGGACAGGTGATTTGATTAGATTGCTTCTTGCGGAGGCCCATTATtctcggtattccatccatccgaGAGCGGCAaatatgtatcatgatctgagtaAGCATTATaggtggtgtgggatgaagagagatatttcagtctttgtttcgaggtgtttgacttgccagcaggtcaagtgtgagcaccagcggcccgggggtgtatctcagaggaAGCCTATTCCTACTCGGAAGTGGGAgaggattactatggactttgttgtgggtttgcctacaAATCTGGGTGGTTATGAATCTATTTGGCTTGTtgttgataggttgaccaagtctgCCTACTTTATTCCGGTTCGGGTGAAGTATACGGTAGAGAAGTTAGCCGAGCTATATATAAGTCAGATTGTGCGACCACATGGAGTTCctgtttctatcatatcagatcgaggttcactatttagTTCTTATTTCAGGatggcattacaacatggtctgggtactcagttagatatgagtacaacctttcaccctcagacagatgACCAGTCTGAAAGaaccattcaggtattggaagatatgcttcgagcgtgtgtgatcgattttggatctagatgggatcaacatttaccattagcaaagtttgcctataataacagttaccactctagtatccagatggccccatttgaggcgttGTATGAAAGGCGGTGTAGGTCTCCGATTTGTTAG